The Carnobacterium divergens genome includes a window with the following:
- a CDS encoding diacylglycerol/lipid kinase family protein — protein MEKSTYYVVINLQSGSGNGAKVWQIVEKTLLEKKKNYQLFVSEYAGHTISLVNQLAKDIHTTQQKDALILIIGGDGTLHEAVRGLGEEYKKTPLGYIPAGSGNDFARGVGISRKPLVALNQILKAKSASAFDIIEFQEKEQPDGYFVNNVGVGFDALVVKLTNNSSTKATLNKYNLGSLAYVASLVKAYFKQRSFPIQLTVDGKTTAFKDAFLVTTTNHSYFGGGVNIAPMAVPTDGLIDVIVVSKLPLLKIISLFVMMLLGGRHTRFKSVHHFSGKKIHLETLHAVDGQADGEELGNQLFDLDFNPATRYFWFAN, from the coding sequence TTGGAAAAATCAACCTATTACGTTGTTATTAATCTTCAATCTGGAAGTGGCAACGGTGCTAAAGTTTGGCAGATTGTTGAAAAGACTCTGCTTGAAAAAAAGAAAAACTATCAGCTCTTTGTTAGTGAATACGCAGGACACACCATTTCGCTTGTGAATCAGCTGGCTAAGGATATTCATACTACTCAACAAAAGGATGCTTTAATTTTAATTATTGGAGGAGATGGCACCCTTCATGAAGCTGTTCGTGGTCTTGGAGAAGAATACAAAAAAACGCCTTTAGGTTACATACCCGCTGGCTCTGGCAATGATTTCGCTCGTGGAGTTGGCATTTCAAGAAAACCATTAGTTGCATTAAACCAAATTTTAAAGGCTAAATCAGCCTCAGCCTTTGACATTATTGAATTTCAAGAAAAAGAGCAACCCGATGGTTATTTTGTTAATAATGTCGGCGTTGGTTTTGATGCATTAGTTGTCAAATTAACAAACAACTCTAGTACAAAAGCCACATTAAATAAATACAATTTAGGTTCTCTGGCCTATGTAGCTTCTCTCGTAAAAGCTTATTTTAAACAGCGGAGCTTTCCCATCCAATTGACTGTTGACGGCAAAACTACAGCGTTTAAAGATGCTTTTCTAGTTACAACTACGAATCATTCTTATTTTGGCGGTGGGGTCAATATTGCGCCTATGGCTGTTCCAACTGATGGATTAATTGACGTCATTGTAGTTTCTAAATTGCCTCTTCTAAAAATAATTAGTTTGTTCGTCATGATGTTACTTGGTGGACGTCATACTCGGTTTAAATCTGTGCACCATTTTAGTGGAAAAAAAATCCATTTAGAAACGCTCCATGCTGTCGATGGACAAGCCGATGGAGAAGAATTGGGAAACCAGCTTTTTGACCTTGATTTCAATCCTGCTACTCGTTATTTTTGGTTTGCGAACTAA
- a CDS encoding ATP-dependent RecD-like DNA helicase has translation MGMQENLNLFAGDDPFVVGQVAAIFYQNPTNFYKVVLVRVVETNSTFKEKEIVVTGSFGQIQEEEVYRFYGKLTDHPKFGLQFNAERYQQERPTSAAGVVSYLSSDKFPGIGKKTAESIVDALGEYAIDEILQNPAILKGIPGLNEKKIALISETLQAGDGMEQIIIGLNGFGFGSQLAFSIYQTYQEETLSIIQENPYQLVEDIENIGFKKADSIAEQLGFAADSPARLRAAILYTLNEICLSQGDTYTLAEPLLAETIRILEDSRPFMIEPDFVANELIGLLEEQRLIENDEKLYINTLYHAEWGVANSVKRLLERQKKIHYKGHDIPKEIRRLEKRLNISYGDSQVKAIEEALTSPLFLLTGGPGTGKTTVLNGIVELFAELNGLSLDINDYHNAIFPILLAAPTGRAAKRMNESTGLPSSTIHRLLGLNGREKNTDALSERELEGGLLIVDEMSMVDTWLANSLLKAVPSNMQVILVGDKDQLPSVGPGQVLHDLLKSQMIPSMELNEIYRQEDGSSIIQLAHEIKDGKLPADFTSNKKDRSFFRCESPQIEHVIKQVVEKAKAKGFTSQDIQVLAPMYRGPAGIDALNKMMQEIFNPNDTGKRKEVKFNDKVYRIGDKILHLVNNPESNVFNGDMGEVVGIQLAKETEDKVDEIIIQFDTNEVTYKRNEWNKITLAYCCSIHKSQGSEFKMVILPMVRNYHRMLRRDLLYTAITRSRDLLILCGEPQAFETCVEKSSDDRLTTLKERIVETDEVEVHFEPFTPKKVDSLEVEEKQHAEPIKEEQQPKTEELSLFEAEETTTDPSNEPISYHLTLKLVTSNQINPMIGMENCSPYDFN, from the coding sequence ATGGGAATGCAAGAAAATTTAAATCTATTTGCAGGAGATGACCCTTTTGTTGTTGGGCAAGTTGCGGCTATTTTCTATCAAAATCCAACCAATTTTTACAAAGTAGTCTTGGTTCGAGTCGTAGAGACAAATTCAACATTTAAAGAAAAAGAAATTGTGGTAACAGGGAGCTTTGGTCAGATTCAAGAAGAGGAAGTCTATCGCTTTTATGGGAAATTGACAGACCATCCAAAATTCGGACTTCAATTTAACGCAGAACGTTACCAACAAGAGCGTCCCACCTCAGCTGCAGGAGTCGTTTCCTATCTTTCTAGCGACAAATTCCCAGGTATTGGGAAAAAGACAGCTGAAAGTATTGTCGATGCGCTAGGAGAATATGCAATTGATGAAATTTTACAAAATCCAGCAATTTTAAAAGGAATTCCTGGTTTAAACGAAAAAAAGATTGCGCTGATTTCTGAAACCTTACAAGCTGGAGACGGTATGGAGCAAATTATCATCGGATTAAATGGGTTTGGTTTTGGGAGCCAGTTAGCATTTAGTATCTACCAAACTTACCAAGAAGAAACCTTATCGATTATTCAAGAAAATCCGTATCAACTTGTTGAAGATATTGAAAATATTGGGTTTAAAAAAGCAGATAGTATTGCAGAACAGCTTGGTTTTGCAGCCGATTCTCCAGCGCGTTTGCGAGCAGCCATTTTATACACCTTAAACGAGATTTGCCTAAGTCAAGGAGATACGTATACTTTAGCAGAACCTTTACTAGCAGAAACCATTCGCATTTTAGAAGACAGTCGTCCCTTTATGATCGAACCAGATTTTGTTGCAAATGAATTGATCGGCTTATTAGAAGAACAGCGTTTGATTGAAAATGATGAAAAATTGTATATCAATACGCTGTATCATGCAGAATGGGGCGTTGCTAATTCAGTAAAGCGTTTATTAGAGCGTCAAAAGAAGATTCATTATAAAGGGCACGATATTCCAAAAGAAATTCGTCGCTTAGAAAAACGCTTGAACATCTCTTATGGAGATTCTCAAGTCAAAGCAATTGAAGAAGCGCTGACCTCGCCTTTGTTTCTTTTAACAGGTGGACCAGGGACAGGAAAGACCACAGTTTTAAACGGTATTGTCGAATTGTTTGCAGAATTAAATGGACTTTCATTGGATATTAACGATTATCACAATGCTATTTTTCCCATTTTACTAGCAGCACCAACAGGACGAGCAGCTAAACGAATGAACGAATCTACAGGGCTGCCAAGTAGTACGATTCATCGCTTGCTAGGCTTAAATGGGCGAGAGAAAAACACAGACGCTTTATCTGAACGGGAACTAGAAGGTGGCTTACTAATTGTTGATGAAATGTCAATGGTGGACACATGGCTTGCCAATAGCCTGCTAAAGGCAGTTCCAAGCAACATGCAGGTAATATTAGTGGGCGATAAAGATCAATTGCCTTCAGTTGGACCGGGACAAGTGTTACATGACTTATTAAAATCACAGATGATTCCCAGTATGGAATTAAATGAAATTTACCGTCAAGAAGACGGCTCTTCGATTATTCAATTAGCTCATGAAATCAAAGATGGAAAATTACCTGCTGACTTTACTAGCAACAAAAAAGACCGCTCCTTTTTCAGGTGTGAATCCCCACAAATTGAGCACGTCATTAAGCAGGTCGTTGAAAAAGCGAAAGCAAAAGGCTTTACGTCACAAGACATTCAAGTATTGGCTCCCATGTATCGAGGACCAGCGGGAATTGACGCACTAAATAAAATGATGCAAGAAATTTTTAATCCAAATGATACAGGCAAACGAAAAGAAGTAAAATTCAATGACAAAGTCTATCGAATTGGCGATAAAATTTTACATTTGGTAAATAATCCTGAATCGAATGTTTTTAATGGCGATATGGGTGAGGTTGTAGGCATTCAATTAGCTAAGGAAACGGAAGATAAAGTCGATGAAATAATTATTCAGTTCGATACAAATGAAGTGACTTACAAGCGGAATGAATGGAATAAAATAACGTTAGCCTATTGTTGTTCCATTCATAAATCACAAGGTAGCGAATTTAAAATGGTGATTTTACCCATGGTACGTAATTACCATCGAATGCTACGTCGCGATTTACTTTATACAGCGATTACGAGAAGTCGCGATTTGCTGATTTTATGTGGCGAACCACAGGCATTTGAGACTTGTGTGGAAAAATCATCAGATGATCGCTTAACAACTTTAAAAGAGCGTATTGTTGAAACGGATGAGGTAGAAGTTCATTTTGAACCATTCACACCAAAAAAAGTTGATTCTTTAGAAGTCGAAGAAAAACAACATGCTGAACCGATTAAAGAAGAACAGCAACCGAAAACAGAAGAATTAAGTTTATTTGAAGCTGAGGAAACAACGACAGATCCATCAAATGAACCTATTTCTTATCATCTAACTTTAAAATTAGTCACATCCAACCAAATAAATCCTATGATTGGCATGGAAAACTGCTCCCCTTATGATTTTAATTAA
- a CDS encoding tetratricopeptide repeat protein — MDRNQKAFQLWEQGQPTEAIELLFKEIDTHPENMDSYYNLATMLMLAQKYEDAKAVLTLANEKKANQSKILYGFGNLYYQTADYSQGIYYFSQVFTQSETFKKDAAIMLGQSYLALEQPKKALVYLLTAFQLDETDSELALLLGNVFLQTEAFQEAYTYYDHTSKLNQENSEAWFKKGLMGMVLAKDKEKIEADFQRSQELNPIYYQQNLNQLQEIEAFLQANRQE; from the coding sequence ATGGATCGCAATCAAAAAGCTTTTCAACTATGGGAGCAAGGACAACCGACAGAAGCAATTGAATTGTTATTTAAAGAAATTGATACTCACCCAGAAAATATGGATAGCTACTATAATTTAGCAACCATGCTGATGCTTGCTCAAAAATATGAAGATGCAAAAGCTGTTTTAACCTTAGCAAATGAAAAAAAGGCCAATCAAAGCAAAATTCTTTATGGATTTGGCAATTTATATTATCAAACAGCAGATTATTCACAAGGCATCTATTATTTTTCACAAGTATTTACCCAATCCGAAACCTTCAAAAAAGATGCTGCCATCATGTTAGGTCAAAGCTATTTAGCACTAGAACAACCTAAAAAAGCACTGGTTTACCTATTGACGGCTTTTCAACTCGATGAAACCGATAGTGAACTTGCGTTACTTTTAGGCAATGTTTTTTTACAAACCGAAGCTTTTCAAGAAGCCTATACTTACTATGACCACACATCGAAATTAAACCAAGAAAACAGTGAAGCATGGTTTAAAAAAGGGTTGATGGGAATGGTACTAGCAAAAGATAAAGAAAAAATAGAAGCGGACTTTCAAAGATCCCAAGAACTCAATCCAATATACTATCAACAAAACTTAAATCAATTACAAGAAATAGAAGCTTTTTTACAAGCGAATCGTCAAGAGTAG
- a CDS encoding histidine phosphatase family protein, translating into MTKLYFVRHGKTEWNLSRKLQGGQADSPLLEDSLIEAQLLGEQLKEVAFGQVFVSTQLRAVKTCEMLLSEFVEAPGVTYVDGLKEFGLGTLEGQTIEEAIDAFPEQMHHLRNNAHEYNPIEFQGETYQALIDRSLAVVHEAMENYPEQNLLFISHGVTLVAVIQTLLGKPLSDIREAGGLDNTSLSVLEATPLEMKLILWNDKSHLTS; encoded by the coding sequence ATGACAAAACTTTATTTTGTCCGTCATGGTAAAACGGAATGGAATCTTTCACGAAAATTACAAGGTGGACAGGCTGATTCTCCGTTGTTAGAAGATAGTTTAATTGAAGCTCAATTACTTGGAGAGCAATTAAAAGAGGTTGCATTTGGACAAGTATTTGTCAGCACCCAGCTACGAGCTGTAAAAACCTGTGAAATGCTGTTATCAGAATTTGTTGAAGCACCTGGCGTTACGTATGTAGATGGTTTAAAAGAGTTTGGTTTGGGAACATTAGAAGGGCAAACGATTGAAGAGGCAATTGATGCATTTCCTGAACAAATGCATCATCTTCGCAATAACGCTCATGAATATAATCCAATTGAATTTCAAGGTGAAACCTATCAAGCTTTAATTGACAGAAGTCTAGCAGTTGTTCATGAAGCCATGGAAAACTATCCCGAACAAAATCTACTATTTATTAGTCACGGCGTTACCTTAGTTGCAGTGATTCAAACGTTATTAGGCAAACCCTTATCTGATATTCGAGAAGCAGGAGGGTTAGACAACACTAGTTTGTCTGTGCTAGAAGCAACACCATTAGAAATGAAGCTGATTTTATGGAATGATAAGAGTCATTTAACTTCATAA
- the mnmA gene encoding tRNA 2-thiouridine(34) synthase MnmA has product MVKSMTDNSKTRVVVGMSGGVDSSVTALLLKEQGYDVVGIFMKNWDDTNEAGVCTATEDYNDVIQVANQIGIPYYSVNFEKQYWDRVFQYFLDEYKLGRTPNPDVMCNKEIKFKAFLDYAMSLGADYVATGHYAQVTRDEDGVTHMLRGIDTNKDQTYFLNQLSQEQLAKTMFPLGGMEKSEVRKIAEEAGLATAKKKDSTGVCFIGERDFKQFLMNYLPAKPGNMVTIDGEVKGQHDGLMYYTIGQRQGLGIGGGGESSEPWFVVGKDLKTNTLYVGQGFHHEHLYATHLDATDIHFTTYKEMPKTFKCTAKFRYRQTDTGVTVHLNEDGTTARVEFDEPVRAITPGQAVVFYDGMECLGGGTIDVAYNDAKILQYV; this is encoded by the coding sequence ATGGTGAAAAGCATGACAGACAACAGCAAAACACGTGTCGTAGTTGGCATGAGTGGCGGAGTTGACTCATCTGTTACAGCATTGCTTTTAAAAGAGCAAGGTTATGACGTGGTGGGGATTTTTATGAAGAACTGGGATGACACAAATGAAGCTGGCGTATGTACAGCAACAGAGGATTACAACGATGTGATCCAAGTGGCAAATCAAATTGGAATTCCTTATTATTCAGTGAATTTCGAAAAACAATATTGGGACAGAGTTTTCCAATACTTCTTAGACGAATACAAGCTAGGAAGAACGCCAAATCCAGACGTAATGTGTAACAAGGAAATTAAATTTAAAGCCTTCCTTGATTATGCGATGAGTTTAGGCGCTGATTATGTAGCAACTGGGCACTATGCACAAGTAACAAGAGACGAGGATGGCGTAACGCATATGTTACGTGGAATCGATACAAATAAAGATCAAACCTATTTCTTAAATCAATTGTCACAAGAACAATTAGCTAAAACAATGTTTCCTTTAGGCGGCATGGAAAAATCAGAAGTTCGCAAAATTGCTGAAGAAGCTGGCTTAGCAACTGCTAAAAAGAAAGATTCGACAGGTGTTTGTTTTATTGGCGAACGTGATTTTAAACAATTTTTAATGAATTATTTACCAGCAAAACCAGGAAACATGGTGACAATTGATGGTGAAGTCAAAGGACAACACGATGGCTTAATGTATTATACTATTGGACAACGCCAAGGGTTAGGCATTGGTGGTGGCGGTGAATCAAGTGAACCGTGGTTTGTTGTTGGAAAAGATTTAAAAACCAATACGCTTTATGTGGGACAAGGTTTCCATCATGAACATTTATATGCTACTCACTTAGATGCAACAGATATTCATTTTACAACCTATAAAGAAATGCCAAAAACCTTTAAATGTACGGCTAAATTTCGTTATCGCCAAACAGATACAGGTGTGACGGTTCATTTAAACGAAGATGGTACAACTGCTCGTGTTGAATTTGATGAGCCTGTTAGAGCGATTACGCCAGGGCAAGCTGTTGTTTTCTATGACGGTATGGAATGCTTAGGCGGCGGAACTATTGACGTTGCTTACAATGACGCTAAAATCTTACAATATGTCTAA
- a CDS encoding sensor histidine kinase translates to MKNTIQQKQQIRFFIYNVVTFAIIFLIFGLIIYQQVQNSLYSSVNSELLKQKERLDKVPPVSKEVIENQPDLPKNMEQKRQGSGPGILPIEWNKKGEILNQDAIGELNYALFNQLTLDTTKLGTVKSVTVGDSSYRYIVFKAKNSINQDAAYIQFIISVKAEEQLAASFGEILIVCSIVFWILSILASYVLARKSMRPILLSWQKQTEFVENASHELRTPLTIIQNKLEGLLTKPNERIVDEIEPIALSLSEIRHLSKLTSDLLWLSRADSNQTLLTKEPVLLNDFLAECLAPYQEIAASQGKYFWTKLASPMIAEVDKTRIQQVLVILLDNALKYTKEKETIGLGSFVEGNYWELMISDTGSGIAKENQERVFERFFREEKSRNRGTGGTGLGLPIAKWIVELHQGKIELVENTPKGCLFKVRIPLT, encoded by the coding sequence TTGAAAAATACCATTCAGCAAAAACAACAAATTCGTTTTTTTATTTACAATGTCGTGACCTTTGCCATTATTTTTTTAATTTTTGGTTTAATCATTTACCAACAAGTTCAAAATTCGCTCTATTCATCTGTTAATAGTGAGTTATTAAAACAAAAGGAACGATTAGATAAGGTGCCTCCTGTCAGTAAAGAGGTTATAGAAAATCAGCCTGATTTACCAAAAAATATGGAACAAAAACGACAAGGATCAGGACCAGGTATTCTACCAATAGAGTGGAATAAAAAGGGAGAAATCTTAAATCAAGATGCCATTGGAGAATTAAATTATGCGTTATTCAACCAATTAACCCTAGACACAACAAAACTAGGAACAGTAAAAAGTGTGACAGTGGGAGATTCTTCTTATCGCTACATTGTTTTTAAAGCAAAAAATAGTATCAACCAAGATGCCGCATACATTCAATTTATTATAAGTGTCAAAGCAGAAGAGCAGTTGGCTGCTAGTTTTGGTGAAATATTAATTGTTTGTTCTATTGTTTTCTGGATTTTATCAATTCTAGCCAGTTATGTGTTAGCTAGAAAATCAATGCGCCCTATCTTACTTTCATGGCAAAAACAAACTGAATTTGTAGAAAATGCTTCTCATGAATTGCGAACGCCATTAACAATTATCCAAAATAAATTAGAAGGCTTACTTACAAAACCAAATGAGCGGATTGTAGACGAAATCGAACCAATTGCGCTCTCTCTTTCTGAAATTCGCCATTTAAGCAAACTCACGAGTGATCTGTTATGGCTGTCACGAGCAGATTCCAATCAAACACTATTAACAAAAGAACCTGTCCTCTTAAATGATTTTTTAGCAGAATGCTTAGCTCCATACCAAGAAATCGCTGCTAGTCAAGGAAAGTACTTTTGGACAAAACTAGCTTCGCCAATGATTGCCGAAGTAGACAAAACAAGAATCCAACAAGTTTTAGTGATTTTATTAGATAATGCGTTAAAATACACAAAAGAAAAGGAAACAATCGGCTTAGGTAGCTTCGTTGAAGGGAACTACTGGGAACTCATGATTAGCGATACAGGGTCAGGAATTGCGAAGGAAAATCAAGAACGGGTTTTTGAGCGTTTTTTTAGAGAAGAAAAATCCCGAAATCGAGGAACTGGTGGGACAGGATTAGGACTTCCTATTGCTAAATGGATAGTAGAGTTGCATCAAGGGAAAATTGAGCTAGTAGAGAACACACCGAAGGGTTGCTTGTTTAAAGTACGAATTCCCTTAACGTAA
- a CDS encoding response regulator transcription factor translates to MLRLLVIEDDQRLSDNVVEVTKEFLQGTQAFDGAEGLYQGEQNIYDVIVLDLMLPEMNGYQVLQQLRKQHIETPVLMLTAKDGMDDKIKGFQVGADDYLVKPFHREELLMRLKALLKRTHSGFQENQISHQNLVLNLQQKTAKVGEENVPLNGKEYDLLEYFIQNPEMIITKEQIFDRIWGFDSETSITVVEVYMSNLRKKLKKYHNQIKIKTLRNVGYMLTKGELN, encoded by the coding sequence GTGTTGAGGTTACTGGTAATAGAAGATGACCAACGATTATCTGATAATGTCGTTGAAGTAACAAAAGAATTTTTACAAGGTACGCAAGCATTCGATGGTGCAGAGGGTCTTTATCAAGGAGAACAAAACATTTATGACGTTATCGTCCTAGACTTAATGTTGCCAGAAATGAATGGGTATCAAGTGTTGCAACAATTACGAAAACAGCATATCGAAACACCGGTTCTAATGCTAACTGCAAAAGATGGAATGGATGATAAGATCAAGGGCTTTCAAGTAGGAGCAGATGACTATCTAGTGAAACCTTTTCACAGGGAAGAACTATTAATGCGCCTAAAAGCTCTCTTAAAAAGAACTCATAGTGGTTTTCAAGAAAATCAAATTTCTCATCAAAATTTAGTTTTAAATCTTCAACAAAAAACAGCTAAAGTGGGAGAAGAAAATGTTCCGCTTAATGGAAAAGAATATGATCTACTGGAGTACTTTATCCAGAATCCAGAAATGATTATTACAAAAGAACAAATTTTTGACCGAATTTGGGGATTTGATTCAGAAACATCCATTACGGTTGTTGAAGTCTATATGAGTAATTTACGTAAAAAATTAAAAAAATATCACAATCAAATTAAGATAAAAACCTTACGCAACGTTGGTTATATGTTGACGAAAGGAGAGCTAAATTGA
- a CDS encoding DUF1831 domain-containing protein, with the protein MAFETVASLAGSPDSYQMSPTVKKYTVRDNGFEETSSGNFQFIRPLDASPENKQGIKLKIVISRDLTQLKISTTTSNGLRAVNLFKGDAFKMSIDKYNFIMAGLVERGVLEKAE; encoded by the coding sequence ATGGCATTTGAAACAGTTGCAAGTTTAGCAGGCTCACCAGATAGCTATCAAATGAGTCCAACCGTAAAAAAATACACAGTTCGAGACAATGGATTTGAAGAAACAAGTTCAGGGAATTTTCAATTTATTCGTCCATTAGATGCATCACCAGAAAACAAACAAGGAATCAAGTTGAAAATTGTAATCTCTAGAGATTTAACACAATTAAAAATTTCAACAACTACAAGCAATGGACTTAGAGCAGTCAATCTTTTTAAAGGCGATGCGTTTAAAATGAGTATTGACAAGTATAACTTTATTATGGCTGGTTTAGTTGAGCGAGGCGTATTAGAAAAAGCGGAATAA
- a CDS encoding cysteine desulfurase family protein, with the protein MEKIYLDHAATSPVHPEVLEVTFHAMKEHYGNASSIHGFGREARKLLDEARSVFAKSIGAKPIEIVMTSGGTESDNTAIIETALSRAHFGKHLITTAVEHHAVLEPMEYLESIGFEVTYLPVDETGLVHVEDLIAAVRPDTSLVSVMYGNNEVGTIMNIQEIGAFLAETETYFHTDAVQAYGLEDIDVKQDAIDLLSVSAHKINGPKGIGFLYINEEIHLPSFMRGGEQETKRRAGTENIPAIVGFQRAVEIAEQERSKRRETYDGFRNQLIEGLKQAEIDFEINGNETHYLKHILNIWMKGVSSEQLLMNLDLLGIGISAGSACTAGNMEPSHVLSAMFGKKSPRVKESVRVSFGLGTTTEMIDEAVKQLSVVVKRLKHS; encoded by the coding sequence ATGGAAAAAATATATTTAGATCACGCTGCAACAAGTCCAGTCCATCCAGAAGTCTTGGAAGTAACGTTTCATGCAATGAAAGAACATTACGGAAATGCTTCTAGTATTCATGGATTCGGTCGAGAAGCAAGAAAATTATTAGATGAAGCAAGAAGTGTTTTTGCTAAAAGTATTGGAGCTAAGCCTATTGAAATCGTCATGACAAGTGGCGGAACTGAAAGTGACAATACTGCAATTATCGAGACGGCTTTATCAAGAGCCCATTTTGGGAAACATTTAATTACAACCGCTGTGGAACATCATGCTGTTTTAGAGCCGATGGAGTATTTAGAATCAATCGGGTTTGAAGTGACTTATTTGCCAGTTGATGAAACAGGCTTGGTTCACGTAGAGGATTTAATTGCTGCTGTTCGTCCAGATACAAGTTTAGTATCGGTTATGTATGGCAATAATGAAGTAGGCACCATTATGAACATTCAAGAAATCGGAGCATTTCTAGCAGAAACAGAAACTTATTTTCATACCGATGCAGTTCAAGCATATGGCTTAGAAGATATTGATGTAAAGCAAGATGCAATTGATTTACTATCGGTCTCTGCCCATAAAATAAATGGACCAAAAGGAATTGGCTTTCTCTATATTAATGAAGAAATTCATTTGCCAAGCTTTATGCGAGGTGGCGAGCAAGAAACAAAACGGCGTGCAGGCACAGAGAATATTCCTGCAATCGTTGGTTTTCAAAGAGCCGTTGAAATTGCAGAACAAGAACGGAGTAAGCGTCGTGAAACCTATGATGGTTTTAGAAATCAATTAATTGAAGGATTAAAGCAAGCTGAAATTGATTTTGAAATCAATGGCAACGAGACGCATTATTTAAAACATATTCTAAATATATGGATGAAGGGCGTTTCATCTGAACAATTATTAATGAATTTAGACTTATTAGGAATTGGTATTTCAGCAGGATCAGCTTGTACCGCTGGAAATATGGAGCCTAGTCATGTACTAAGTGCTATGTTTGGCAAAAAGAGTCCACGAGTAAAAGAATCTGTTCGTGTCAGTTTTGGTTTAGGTACAACAACTGAAATGATTGACGAAGCAGTAAAACAATTAAGTGTTGTAGTAAAACGATTAAAACATTCATAA